Proteins encoded within one genomic window of Candidatus Methylomirabilota bacterium:
- a CDS encoding 2-oxoglutarate and iron-dependent oxygenase domain-containing protein, which translates to MNIFKAMAVRSLEEATQAIPVIDFLPAFRSEPGGLDAVAREVRRACESVGFFYLAGHGAPQDVIDAAFAASREFHAMPLEDKMRLKINENNIGYLPVNESMQRASTVHKATRPNYNESFFISHDRGADHPDVVAGTPLRGRNQWPQGHERVRAAMVRYFKTLEGVGERMLPVLARSLDMPVGYFRPFFENEAHINLRFLHYPPQDTEDPEQFGQGPHTDNSFITMLARLDVPGLAVRLPSGEWLAPPVIPGTLLVNLGNVMKRWSNDRFLSTPHGVLNDSGADRYSIAFFYSPNKDAVVECLPSCTGPDNPPRYPPAVYRDLVLAFYNANYFHREGYVAEGA; encoded by the coding sequence ATGAACATTTTCAAGGCCATGGCGGTCAGGAGCCTCGAGGAGGCGACGCAGGCGATCCCCGTGATCGATTTCCTGCCGGCGTTCCGGAGCGAGCCCGGTGGGCTCGATGCCGTCGCGCGGGAGGTCCGCCGCGCCTGCGAGAGCGTCGGGTTCTTCTACCTGGCCGGCCACGGCGCGCCGCAGGATGTCATCGACGCCGCTTTCGCGGCCTCGCGCGAGTTCCACGCGATGCCGCTCGAAGACAAGATGCGTCTCAAGATCAACGAGAACAACATCGGCTACCTGCCCGTGAACGAGAGCATGCAGCGCGCCTCAACCGTTCACAAGGCCACCCGGCCCAACTACAACGAGAGCTTCTTCATCAGCCACGACCGGGGCGCCGATCACCCGGACGTCGTGGCGGGCACGCCGCTCCGCGGGCGCAACCAGTGGCCCCAGGGCCACGAGCGGGTGCGCGCCGCGATGGTCAGGTACTTCAAGACCCTTGAGGGCGTGGGCGAGCGGATGCTGCCCGTCTTGGCAAGGTCGCTCGACATGCCGGTCGGCTACTTTCGGCCGTTCTTCGAGAACGAGGCGCACATCAACCTGCGCTTCCTGCACTACCCGCCACAGGATACGGAAGACCCCGAGCAGTTCGGCCAGGGGCCCCACACCGACAACTCGTTCATCACGATGCTCGCGCGGCTGGACGTGCCGGGCCTGGCGGTGCGGCTGCCGAGCGGCGAGTGGCTCGCCCCGCCGGTGATCCCGGGGACCCTACTCGTGAACCTCGGCAACGTGATGAAGCGCTGGTCCAACGACCGCTTTCTCTCGACGCCCCACGGCGTGCTGAACGATTCCGGCGCCGACCGCTACTCGATCGCGTTCTTCTACAGCCCGAACAAGGATGCCGTGGTCGAGTGCCTGCCGAGCTGCACGGGGCCCGACAACCCGCCGCGGTACCCGCCGGCCGTGTACCGCGACCTCGTCCTCGCGTTCTACAACGCCAACTATTTTCACCGCGAAGGGTACGTCGCGGAGGGAGCGTGA
- a CDS encoding MFS transporter, whose amino-acid sequence MRLRFFYGWVVVAVVFVTMGVGVNARTAFSLFFPPILDEFGWDRGVTAGAFSFGFLVSAVLSPTLGRLMDRRGPRMVMEIGAGLMASGLMLATLVRQPWHLYLTLGVLVVGGSVCLGYTGQALFLPNWFVRRRGLAMSLAFSGVGVGSIILLPWLQTLIGRSGWRAACWAMAILVLALLVPLNLLLKRRPQDIGLEPDGDASSHETTATQAANIVDPAWAAVDWTLGRAARTSRFWWLAVGYFGGLFAWYAVQVHQTKYLIEIGWSPTYAAWALGFVSLVAIPGQIALGHLSDRIGREWVWTVGSLGFAICYLALILMRETPTPTLLWLMVVSQGALGYGLTSVVGAIPAEIFQGRHYGGIFGTLMLSAIAGGAAGPWVTGALYDATGSYTPAFWIAIGCSVVSAVAIWLAAPRKVRAVAGRVHRIR is encoded by the coding sequence TGCGCCTGCGCTTCTTCTACGGCTGGGTCGTCGTGGCGGTCGTCTTCGTCACCATGGGCGTGGGCGTCAACGCGCGTACCGCCTTCTCGCTGTTCTTCCCGCCCATCCTCGACGAGTTCGGCTGGGATCGCGGCGTGACGGCCGGTGCCTTCTCGTTTGGCTTCCTCGTCTCAGCGGTCCTGAGCCCGACGCTCGGCCGGCTGATGGACCGCCGCGGTCCGCGGATGGTCATGGAGATAGGCGCGGGCCTCATGGCGTCTGGGTTGATGCTGGCCACGCTGGTGCGCCAGCCGTGGCACCTCTACCTCACGCTGGGCGTGCTGGTCGTCGGCGGCAGCGTCTGCCTGGGCTACACGGGGCAGGCGCTCTTCCTCCCCAACTGGTTTGTCCGCCGGCGGGGGCTCGCCATGAGCCTGGCTTTCTCCGGCGTGGGCGTGGGGTCCATCATCCTGCTGCCCTGGCTGCAGACGTTGATCGGGCGCTCCGGCTGGCGCGCGGCGTGCTGGGCTATGGCCATCCTGGTGCTGGCGCTCCTCGTGCCGCTAAACCTGCTGCTCAAGCGCCGGCCCCAGGACATCGGGCTCGAGCCGGACGGCGACGCGTCATCGCATGAGACCACCGCCACGCAGGCGGCCAACATCGTGGACCCGGCGTGGGCGGCCGTGGACTGGACGCTCGGTCGCGCCGCGCGCACGTCGCGCTTCTGGTGGCTCGCGGTCGGCTACTTCGGCGGCCTCTTCGCCTGGTACGCGGTACAGGTGCACCAGACGAAGTACTTGATCGAGATCGGCTGGAGCCCCACGTACGCGGCATGGGCGCTCGGCTTCGTCAGCCTGGTGGCTATCCCGGGCCAGATCGCCCTCGGCCATCTCTCGGATCGAATCGGGCGCGAGTGGGTGTGGACGGTGGGCAGTCTCGGTTTCGCCATCTGCTACCTGGCACTGATCCTCATGCGTGAGACGCCGACGCCGACCTTGCTCTGGCTCATGGTCGTGTCACAGGGCGCGCTCGGCTATGGGCTCACGTCGGTCGTCGGCGCCATCCCGGCCGAGATCTTCCAGGGGCGGCACTACGGCGGCATATTCGGCACGCTGATGCTGTCCGCGATCGCGGGCGGGGCCGCCGGTCCCTGGGTAACGGGCGCCCTGTACGACGCGACCGGCAGCTACACGCCGGCCTTCTGGATCGCGATCGGCTGCAGCGTGGTCTCGGCCGTGGCCATCTGGCTCGCCGCCCCGCGCAAGGTGCGCGCCGTCGCGGGCCGCGTGCACCGGATCCGCTAA
- a CDS encoding transglutaminase-like domain-containing protein — translation MTRGPSRGPLSSDAPTGACLEPAEFVDSDAPTIVAFARQACEGATDPVTKAVRLYYAIRDGIVYTPYCDFKSPETFRASACLARGSGFCVAKAALLAAAARASGIPARVGFADVRNHLTTPRLRQLMGTDLFYYHGYTELYLDGKWVKATPAFDRGLCDKFGVRPLEFDGREDSLFHPHDVSGRRHMEYVRDRGSAVDVPVADILETFNRCYPQLTAGAPAPSATQFRREASPIQADPKE, via the coding sequence ATGACCAGAGGGCCTTCGAGAGGGCCGCTGAGCAGCGACGCGCCGACGGGCGCGTGTCTCGAGCCCGCCGAGTTCGTGGACAGCGACGCGCCGACCATCGTCGCCTTCGCGCGGCAGGCCTGCGAGGGCGCGACGGACCCCGTCACCAAGGCGGTGCGCCTGTACTACGCGATCAGGGACGGCATCGTGTACACGCCTTACTGCGACTTTAAGTCTCCTGAGACCTTCAGGGCCAGCGCGTGCCTCGCGAGGGGATCGGGATTCTGCGTGGCGAAGGCCGCGCTCCTCGCCGCGGCCGCGCGGGCCTCCGGCATCCCCGCGCGCGTGGGCTTTGCCGACGTGCGCAACCACCTGACCACACCGAGACTGCGTCAGCTCATGGGCACGGACCTCTTCTACTATCACGGCTATACGGAGCTGTACCTCGACGGCAAGTGGGTCAAGGCGACACCGGCTTTCGATCGCGGCCTCTGCGACAAGTTCGGCGTCCGCCCGCTCGAGTTCGACGGGCGGGAGGACTCGCTGTTCCATCCCCACGACGTCAGCGGTCGGCGCCACATGGAGTACGTCCGCGACCGGGGGTCGGCCGTCGACGTCCCGGTCGCCGACATCCTCGAGACCTTCAACCGCTGCTATCCGCAGCTGACTGCGGGAGCCCCCGCACCTTCGGCGACCCAGTTCAGACGGGAAGCTTCGCCGATCCAGGCCGACCCGAAAGAGTGA